In Ooceraea biroi isolate clonal line C1 chromosome 1, Obir_v5.4, whole genome shotgun sequence, the genomic stretch GAAGTCATCCCTCAGACTATTCTGATCTTCCCTAGCAAAGATGCGTCTTCCATAGAGGCTCTTTTTGCGGAAAGCGTGAAGGAGGGTGATACTTCAGTGGAGAGGGACCTCCAAGCCGAGTTTCCTGTAAAGCGAGCAATTTTTATTGACAGTACGTGGCAGCAGACCAAACAAATATACAGGGACAAAAGATTCAGAGGTGCGCGATGAGCATTGCATTTcctattttttttacaattatcatACAAAACTCTTTTGTACGAGTGTTACATGTAGGGAGTTTGAGATCTCGTGCACTATTCATTGACAGTATATTCTCGGGATCAACATCGCACATTATTGTTGATGTTAATGAATGGTGCGTGCAAAATCTGGAGCACCTATACCTATACAAAGATTGATTTCTGCAGGAATACGCTGCGTTATCTTGAAATCAAGGATCTCTCAGTTCTGGCGGCACCAGAAGAAGAGTCCGAGGTGGTATCTGGCGACGATCGAAGCGATTCATCAGTTCCTGGTAGAATTGCATTCGTGTGTCTTTGGTAGAGTGGAAGGATATGCCACTGATTTGGGCAGTGCAGTGTCCAACGGAGAACGAGACTCTGTGGCCAACGATGAAAGAGCGAACGGATGCACGGAAGTGGACCGCAGATATAACGGGCAATATGACAATCTCttgtacttttttaaatacatgtaCTATGAGATCCATACCATGTACAATCACGACGATCTACTGGCGTACAAAAGGCCGCTCACGTAACTATTTTCTTACTTGCTAACGTACGAATCTTTCGGATGGAGACTGCTTGACTGTGGCAGCCGTGCAGCTGTCACATTATCTCTGTACAAACTGTAATTTATAAGATCTATTCTAAATTAAGACACATTGTAATTGTGTACTAAAAACATAGGAGGGAcaagtttaattaaacgcaCTTGCACCGACTAGAAGTTCATCCGTATTTAACAAAACAGTACATCAACGGTGTCTCGAAACACTTTTCTTTCAAATTGCATGAAAAGTTAAACAGTCTTGGTTTCTCTATTTCCTAAATAGACACATGACAACTTAAACTTCCCAGATCTCAGATGTCCTGGTGCTTCTGATTTTTTTCAGCTTGGTAATTTTATGACCAATAAATCACGCGTGTATTTCGTATCGTTCGAAGAACGGATAGTTAAAAGTACTTAAAATCCGTTAAACCATCACTTCCCCGTGCGACCGTAATCTTTGTTTATTTTCGTATGGCGCGCGGAAGAGGGGGGCAGCGATTGGGCGGGGGGACGCGCGGCACGCGGAACGTTCCTAAACACTGGGGAGGCGGCACGGCGGCGCAACGCGGCGCGAGCAGCAGCGCGACCTGACGTCACTACGTGCAGGCAGCCAGCCAGCCATCCAGCGCGCGCTTCACCCCGGTCGTCCCTCGCGCACCGCCGCGCGCGCCGTGCCGCGACCCGCAGCGCTCACCGCGGTAGTCGCGGCCGCCTCGCGATGAGTTTAGTTTTGAAAACAAGGGGCCGCCCGCCGCTCACCGTGCCAAGTCGTCGCCGCGCGGCTCGCGTGTAGACggagcgctcgctcgctcgttcttgCTGCAGGCACGGCGGACAGGCGCGGGAATCCGCGACGCACCGTGAGCATCGTCGCGTCGTACCGCGCGCGCATCGGGTTTGCCAGAGTTCCTCCGTCCCTCGTTGGTTGCGTTCGGTCGCCGTTATTCACCGCGacacgcacgtacgtacgtccgtccgtccgttcgttcctctctctttctctgtccgaCTCCCTGGCTGTCTCCTCTCCGCCGTCTCCTCCCACGCCGCCCGCGTCTCTCCCTTCGTGTCGTTTGTAACGAAACGTGACCGAcacgagaggaaaaaaagaaggaagatgGACGCCCTTCGGGAGCAGGTGATGATCAATCAGTTCGTGTTAGCCGCCGGCTGTGCCAGGGAGCAGGCAAAACAACTGCTGCAGGCGGCGCATTGGCAATTTGAGGTGAGGGAGCAGGGGGAACCGAGACAAAGATACGATCAAGCCTAGGGAttaggaagagagagagggaaaataAGAGTGTATTTTTACGCGCGTGTCGAGATAtctaatttacatatatacacttgtatacatgtgtatatatatgtgtatgtatactCCGCGATGTATTTTCGCCTGGACACCGCTACGTAAACAAAGCGACGAAAATGGCCGATCGCTCTCGCGTcgttcgtcgacgacgacgacgcgccaGGAGATGCGCCGATTCGCTGATCGACGAGTGTTCGCGGTTGCCATGAATTGTCGCGTCGCGGGAGACGATGCGCGATGTCGCGTGATCGCTGGCCGCCGGCACACCTGGCCCGCGACATCTCCGCCTCGTCTCCGCTCCGGCGTCAATGAACGTCGTGAAGTTAGCCACTACGCCGTTCCACTCCGTTCGTTCGCTTCATTCATAAAAATCGCGCGATGTTGCTAACGGCGCGTCCGCGCCGCTGCGATGTTCCGGGCCGGCATGCGGCGCAAAACCGACGCGTGACGATCGTCGTGGGCCGCGTAATCACGCGGCGCGTCCGCGCGTCTCCTTATCAACCGGTAGCGCCACGATCGCCGTAAAACGCGATATTCGCGAAACAATAATCGTAAACAGCGGTTCGAGTTATTTGAAATTGTCGCGTTATTCCACGCCGAAGTCCGATTGAATTTAAAAACCCGAGTCCCTCAATTGTTTCGGAATCTCAATTGTTTACCGAAACCGATTGAAATTACATTTGAAATTCAAATCCGGCATACTCGAATGGAAAACTTCGCGAATCACtacttgaataaaaaattcagattaTTAAATAGTCCGTGTTTCCTGTATATTGACGAGTAAAGATCAAGCGTAAAGATCATTGAGCGTAATTTCTCTGTTTGCATGAAGAGACTCGAAGAAAAGATCAAGTTGGCGAGACGGACTGAAGTTGGTTCTCGTTTTGCGTCCCGCCTCTCGGCGAAAGATTCCAGTGCGGCGGTCTGCGTTTGTTTTCGTTCGCGGCTCTAACGATCCGCACGGCCGTCCTCGTTGCGCAACGCAACGAGGATTTTATCGCGCGTTACCGTGAGATGCATGAACGATAATTGTCTTCGTGCACATCAGGCGTAACGTTGTGATTGTAACGGCGCGATGTTACACACGATCGCCAGGGAATTTATTGCGCAATGCTGGCCGCTCGGAAagcactctctctttctctctttctccgcgcTGCCCGACCGCGGCACTACATTACTGCAACAATCTCTCTGGAAATTGTCCCGTACATGTATTGTCACGTACAGTGAGCAACAAAAATATTCGGACACCACAGTACTtttgaatatcggtgtatatttcaattgtttaggaatgacaaaaataaaaatttttttcttatgatgtatcatttattgtagttaacaaaaatatgcaatttaatGTATCTATGTTTAGCCATTACacttttataaacattaaatgaaatattgtcCGATTTTCGCGTTACAAAAAGATTCGGACACTCATACCAAATAAGGTATTTTAAAACTTAACCGTTGAAATTTCAATACTTGGTAGCATAGCCCTTTTGATTTTGGACATGCTTCAAGCGTTTAGGCAtactagaaataatttttcttaaatattcgGGACTTATTTGTTGCCATTCTTCTTGTAACTTCTTTAACTCTTCTTTTGTACGTATGGGAGTTAAGCGTATTCGCCGGTCCAAGTCATCCCACAGATTTTCGATGGGATTTAAGTCTGGTGATTGAGGTGGAGGGTGCAACACTTTGGaacaattatacaataaaaattcttgtacAATTCGAGCTTTGTGTTTGGGATCATTATCTTGATAAAATTTGAATGTTGCTTCAATTCCCATGTGCGCAGCACTTTGCagtaaattatcttttaataactTCAAGTATTTGTTTTTGTCCATAATATCGtcaataaaaactaaattgcCAACACCAGCGGTTGAAATACAGCCCCAGACAAGTATACTTCCTCCACCGTGCTTAAACGTAGCACGCAAATTTTTTGGATCTAACTCTCTGTTACGTTTACGCCACACCATGGCTCGTCCATCGGacccaaaaatattgaatttactCTCATCGCAAAAGATCACATCATCCCACCATGTTTCATCCTTGCTACTAAATTCTTTTGCAAACGCCACACGTTTTCGCCTGTTCACCTCGTTAATAAATGGTTTTTTTCTGGCTACTCGGCCATTATatccattttcttttaatgttcGACGAATTGTTTGGGGATGCATACTTTTTCCAGTTTCTTAAGAAACTTCAACTGCTAATTTTGGAACACTCAAACGTGgatttttttgtatctttcgTACAACTTGTCTGCGTTCTCTAACATTTAATATCCTTGGCCGGTCAGTTTGCGCTATGGATTCAATGCGATCTTCTCGTTGGAACCTTCTTATAATGTCCGCAACAGTGCTCTtacttaaatttaacaggGTACCAATTTCACGATaagattttcctttttcacgATGGAAAATCACGAGTTGTCTTATATTGAAAGATGTATTTTTGCTTTTGCGACCCATTTTCACTGACGATAGACGTAATACTGAGGATAAATGGAATTCCAAGTTCCTGATACTCATAGTATGTTTGTAAACATTGGTTTTGACCGAGGTACTGGTGtcttaaataatgtattgcctaatatattgagaaaatatattgactgtccgaatatttttgtaacgcGAAAATCGgacaatatttcatttaatgtttataaaaatgtaatggcTAAACATAGATACattaaattgcatatttttgttaactacaataaatgatacatcataagaaaaaaaatttttacttttgtcATTCCTAAACAATTGAAatatacaccgatattcaaaAGTACTGTGGTGTccgaatatttttgttactcaCTGTACATGTGAGACGAACGATTGCATCCCAATCGTCAAGCCGAGTGTTGCGACAGAAGGGATCGATAATCGCTATTTACGGCGAGTCACGCGGTGTTCTGCCGTGTTTACGCGTCCGTGTTTTCCACGAACTATATCGTGTATGTGTGTCAACCTGCTTGCGAGTCCCGCAAGCCGCAGCTGGAACTAGGAACCGGCTTAATTTCGGCGAATTTGGGCAGCACGCGCTGCGAGCATGCGCGAGCATGACTCATTCATGTTTATTCGCGCTCGACAATGGAAGCGTCACGGTGGTCACGGTTAATGCGAGGCTCTGGTCTTCCATGTTTATGATTTATGGATGGAGATTTAGGCTCGTCGAATTTGGCGATTGCGGGTTTCCTGAAGGTCAGGACACGTGGGCGTCGAACTCTCTTTCGAGAAATCTTAATTACTTGAGCATTAAGACATAGTAATTTTCGCCTCGCATTCGCCGAATGCGGCGCGTAACGCGCTGAGAAAAACAGCGTCGTAAAAGTTGtttttactctttttctttttttgaacaGTACTTAAATCCGATGTAATGCGATTGTTCATCATTcggatttatattaatgattattattcgaaagttTGTCGCTTGTTATCAAGATTATTAAGACATCTCAGACCGCACACAACACGCGCGCGAACTAGATTACCGATTTCTTGCCTTGCCTAGGTTTTGTTATCTCGTTAATCTcgtttcttaaatttttatcttcggTGCGGTGAAGGAAGCGTCGATGATTTCACGCGCGGCTAACGTGCTACGCAAATTTAACGCGCAAATCGATgctccttttccttctttcctaCGTATTATTACGCGATTACGCGTAATCGTGGAAGGAAAcgaagagaaaacgagaaagagagagaaagagggaaaactAACGAAaggaaagacagaaagagagacgtaGGTTGCGACATACACAGACATCGTGCGCATCATCGTGATTAGAGCTAGCTTGaggaatctctctctctctctctctctctttctctgtgtgtgcatgtgtgctTTGACCACGATGTAAACAATGCGGCAATGTGTATTTATACACGCGGGAACGCGCTCCTCGTCCCGTCTCTTACGTGTCAATCCGACACAGTGCGcgtgatatacagggtgtctcgttATCGCGTGCTTCGGGAggtgaaaaaggaaaatctcGATTTCTCGTTCTCGCGAGTGTATCGCGCAATGCGCGCCACGAAATATCGCTGGATGAATATTTAACTTTTTCCTTCTGCGTTTCGAAATGAATGTGCAGTTTCGAGCGGTTTTTCCACGTCCCCCGCGGCGTCCCGTGACTCGACTCGCCTCGCcacacatatatatctatatgtataaaattgcCACATTATCGATCCCGATCCACGTCGCGGAGGGAACGCGAGATGGATAATGCCGCGCGAGCGCTACGGCGAATTCTTTTCATCTGAGAGAACTTTCCCCGCTCGAGCGTGGCGGTGCGGTGCGTTAAAGCGGAACCACGCTGCTATTCGCGAGCGCGAGACGTCGTCGCGTTCTCGTATCCCTCCGTGTTGGCTCGTTGGAGCTCACCGCGCGTGTCACCCGATTGCCAATTGCAACAGCGTAAATATTACAGATCCGCGAATTAATCtggtgtttttttttttagcgagatttgaaactttttctgaaaaagaaCGAACGAAGTGGAACAATTTCAGTTATCGTTTTGTCGTGTCACATGGTATTTCGTCGACGTTATGTTGACTCTAAAATCGCACGAGGCGGgacaatatgtaaattttgaGATGGTCAAATTGTTCTCAGAATTGAATAATGTCGAgcgaattgaattaatttgcagatATGCAACtagtatattttatcgaattctaattatttgacacgaataaattaatgagtAATCGAGAAGCACGGACGATTACATCTTCGATATTAGATACAATATTACGTACCGTTGCGACAGTAAATTGTATGCAGCATAATTAATGCTACCGGTAATATATCGCGCGGTCGCTCTGTGTCAATTAAATATCCAcctcattaattatataattcactTAATTAACAGTATATCCGTCGGAATGCGAGCGCCAATTGACAATTTTCGCTCGTGTTTGATTAATTGCTTGATTGTCATTCTCCTCGCACGCTTTCCCGAGTTTTCTTTTCATAAATccgcaaattaatttcttttacttgATTCTTaagatttctttcttctcaacttctctctccctttctctcttttttttttctttcatttttcagaACTGCTATTTCCAACTCCCGTTTTGTTGCACGTACTCGCACGAAAGTGCAAGTAAGCACGACCAGTGCGCGAATAGACAATGGTGGACCCACCTTCGCACGTTTTATCCCTTTCGCCGCGACGGTGTTCTGACCGAAATATGAAACGTGTTtcatgccgcgcgcgcgagctggCCTATTACATTCTTATGCTAATGCTCTCAATGTATCGAGTATCACCggcgttttaattaaacgccAGTTGGTCGAATGTCACggtgtatatttttattgcgcaATGCGTTCGCCTTGTAATATTGTAGCAAGCGTTGTCTTATAATAAGCTCGCTGTAGCCGTAATTCGAACAATCTTGGCTTGATAGAGTTGTATCCGttcgattaaatataattaaatagtacGTTCAATTATCTTTAAATAGAATCCAAATTGTAAAAAGTAGTATAATGATAAAACAGTGTAAAAGATAACGCAacgtaaaattacaaaatttaataatcgtGCGATCGTTGATtgtaattgattattattttattatttcattatttcattacataatattaaaataaaataatttttgttctcGACGTGGCGTGCTGTTTACGGATAATTATCGGTACACGAATAACTGTTGATAATTGGCGGCGAAGCGTGGAAATTACTGTTGTGTTAGCAGCAGTTATCAGCGATTATGGGATACCTTTGTCGGCGAACGCGAACCTTCGCGGATATGGATATCCGATGCCGGTCGGGCACAGGGATCGGATATCGATACCGTTAAGCACCAGACGATACTGACGAAGCGGCTTACGAGACGGCCGAAAGATCGCGATAACCGTTTTAATGATATCTGGCATAGGAAAGTTCTCGTTCGACCGTTCTCGCTCGTATCGTTCCCTTTCTTTCGTCGCTTTTGATTGTGCAGATGATTACACGCGATTCTTTGTACTTGATTGAAACTGATACCTACGCGCTAAACATTCTGCAACCTGAAAGCGTATCGATATCGCAATTTAATATCTTCCTCGACCTGCTAGAgagtaaaaatagaaaatgcaGGAGTGGAAAATATACAGAAAAGGCACTAGGAATTCCTGTAAATAATATGATTGCAGTTTGaggtttgtttttttttaaagagcaTATTTAAATAGATCAGATTTTGCTTTCTCGAGATAAAGGCGATTATTTTAGTACACTGAAAAACAAGTGCTATTGTGactgtaaatatatgtatagtaaAATAACTATAATTAGAATACCCATTTTTAGAGTTTTACTATAACGTTTGTAAGGATACTacaaattatgatattttcaatattcataataaataataaaaatctagataaaaaatgacaaataaattgactactttttttaaatcagtaTGATCACAACATGggatatattgataattataattttataacatttaattataccTTTAGTGCATGCAGCACAAGAtcaactatatataatatgtgtaataataatataataatattgttgtcaatagtaaaataatattgttgtcACCAGAGCTTACTGTAAATtacagttataaattatagtaaatGCAACCATTCTTTCCTCTCAGTGCCGAGACTCAACCTGAAACTGTATCATCATctcaaacattaaatattttcagcgAAAACATTGCAATATACGCAATGATtcattataaaagaaatgtgaGAAAGAATTGCAAATGTTTACCAACGTAATCGTATCGAAATACGTCAAGCGTATGTTGGGAAAAGGGAGATAACGATATAGTAATACaacttattatcattattattattattattattatcgcattGGCGCTTGTAATCGAGCACTTCTAATCGCCGTACTTTCTCTCTTGCAGACTGCTCTGAGCATTTTCTTCCAAGAGGCGGCGATACCCTCCTGCGCCCAGGGAGCCGGCACCCACTTCGGCCAAGTAAGCATCCACGTCGTTCGCTTGTAGAGTGACTGACGAAGAGTACGTAGGCGGGCGGACCCGCATCTATATCCGTGCGCCCCGCGCAATCAATGAGTTCTATTTCCGCGTCAAAGAGTCGTCGGCTGcgtctcttcctcctttctaACGTGAGGAACGACACTGCAGATAAGGCCTCTCCTTCGAGGAACAGCATAGTTACGCGAACAGAATTCACACGGGAAATTGCATGGGAAAATCGTGAGGCGAATCCCCTCGATTTCGCTTTATTTATGTTGCTCGAATGCTCACTTGTAAAACTTGATATCGTCAAGATGTTTAAAACGCTCCAGCGTAATTGGGAATTCTCGTCATCGTCTCCCACTTGTAAAATTATCTGGAATGATTTCGTTGTTAGTTATTCTCCAGCCCGGGCAGaatcgttatcattattttatgtaatgatATTATGTACCGGCGCGTCGATGTTATctgtaacaatattattccCGACACCGATTACGTGACGGTGCATTGCGTCAGAATCGCGTTACGTGCGTTACTCCTCGTTCTCGGCGACGAGGAGCATCTTGTTCGACTTCCTGCTGCCGTTCCTCGACGAGCTTTGATTACGGCGAGTTCATTCGACGGCCGTACCCGGCGTGTTAGATTTATTCTCTCCGTTTTCTTGATCCCCTCGACCCACGTAACGTGACGTAATGCAGTCGCGCGAGTTAAAACTTTCGTGGGCTCGCGTgggccgccaccgccgccgccggtgTACGTTCTCGTCTTATTGATTATTCAAAAGTAGGTTCAGCAAGAGAGAAGACCCAAAGATCGCACGTAGAGCGGACGAATTCCGGGAAGGTGGCGGAGGGCGAGGGGGAGGAGGGACAATGCGACGGGCCGACGCAATTCACGAAATAATACTTCCTTCTGCCACTCGGTCGTGCTAATgtgcatacacacatacgcacgcgtATACaagcgcacacgcacacggaGGGAAGATCGATCGCAGCGCGTGTCTGACCTTCACTGCCACCCCTTCCGCCAACTATTTACGTTGCTCTCTATCTTCCTGATTAATTACTCGCTCTTGTGAGCGGCTTTGTTCCGCATGATTTTATAGTCGCGGGCAAGGCCGCTGGGTGCGACGAAGAGTCCCAGGGAGACGAACCGTTCGATTACTGTGTCTCTATTCCGGCGGCGCGGCATCCTGGCGTGGTCGTCTGCTGGGTAGattccgagcgagcgagctgctcctcctcctcgggTCTACCTCGCACGCCGAGATATGCGCGATCCGATATGTCGTAGTTTATTCTGGTAACTACCGACCAGGTTCGCGTGATCTGCCATTTACCTCGCGCTACCTCGCGCGCCGCTTCCTCCCCTCACGTGAGACCTGGTGTTCTTGCACAGGGTGCTCGGTGATGGGTGCAAATCCCTTTGCCGGATATTGCGTGATTTATTTTGATCTACATACGTGAACGATCTTTGAATCGCGGTTAAAATCGAAGTTTTCGGCGGATTCAACGACCTTCGAGAGCTGTTGTCGATCAGAATAGAAATTCTAGACGAATTCATAATCTTCGAGAATTGTCATTGATCAGAGTAGAAATTCTAGACGAATTCATAATCTTCGAGAATTGTCATTGATCAGAGTAGAAATTCTAGACGAATTCAATGATCTTCGAGAGTTATTGTCGACCAAGATAAGAGTTCTATCAAATTCAATGATCTTTTATCTGCtgttgattaaaataaaaattttgaggGGATTCTTAATGATCTTGATGGCCAATTATGTCCGATTAAAATAGAAGTTTCAGGCGAATCTTGTGGTTCAATTGTTCGTTATCGTTAAGCCACACAGTCGATCACAAGGTCTCAGTCAAATTGATCTTTGAGTCGCAGCTGATTAAGTTAGAAGTTCTAAACAAATTCAATGATCTGCGGGTTGTGACCGATATAGAATACAAGTTCCAGACAAATTTGAGATACAGCGTAGATAAAGTAGAAGAACAACATCGTCGTTCATCAGTTAATTTCGTGATAGGATCTCTTATCTCGAGGCGCAGCGATACGTGTATCGCCGAGATACTGGAAGCGGCCGAAATCGCGGAAATTCCGGCGATGGAAAACTCATCGTTGCTCTTCGACCGAGAAAACGAACTCCACCGCCGTTCACCAGATGCACTCATTATTTAACGCGCATGCTGCAACGTGTCGTCGCTCGCATTCTCTGGCAAAAGTTTGCTGCTCTTTCCCGTTGTTTGCCGCGTTCCGTGTATTTTCCTTCCCCGGCTTCAGCGAATTCAACACTGGATAAAAAGTGGAGAAGTGGGTCGATGCCAGTCATTTTCGAGCGTAGCGCAGGATGCGGTGCAAGATCCGTATACTTTATATCCTCCCCGAAACTTTCAGATTAACGTCGATTGACGCCGTAAATCGAGCGAGGAAAATTCAGCCCCCCGGtcaactattgggttggccaaaaagtaattgcgttttttttaatataaatgaaaggcgaatttttcatgggaaacaaaaactttattaaacaatatattgtccattttgtttgattatcttttgccatttttcaggcaacttcatgattccgcgctcaaaaaagttcttatctttttcagcaaaaaacaattccaacaacgatttcatatcctcatcagcagtaaaggtttttaccattcaaggcgttttgcaaagaacgaaacaaatggtaatctgatggtgccaggtctggcgaatatggtggatgtggta encodes the following:
- the LOC105277994 gene encoding DTW domain-containing protein 1, giving the protein MEERNGAGNGSEEKLSKSEEQAAIDRMPFQNYRIADTEILKTIEGRTCCESCRKSRKYFCYTCCTPVIDRRYFPRVKLPIKIDIIKHPNEVDGKSTAIHAAILAPDDVTIYRYPEFPKTLNKEETILIFPSKDASSIEALFAESVKEGDTSVERDLQAEFPVKRAIFIDSTWQQTKQIYRDKRFRGIRCVILKSRISQFWRHQKKSPRWYLATIEAIHQFLVELHSCVFGRVEGYATDLGSAVSNGERDSVANDERANGCTEVDRRYNGQYDNLLYFFKYMYYEIHTMYNHDDLLAYKRPLT